atatttttatatatataatatatttatatatatttttttgttcttacatttatatatatatataataattgcgtataataatatacatttatattatatatatatatatatatataaccttttaatatttatatatataatataaataaatatgttagtaacatcatttttataaacttTGATgcttattgttttttttttaactaaTGAATTTTCTGATCCGTTTAAATagttttttttctaaatatttttaGATGCATGCAATAATTACCCAAAGCTAGCATTATACACTTCCACTCAatgtttaataaatatattttattattctcattatatatatttatataactattttatatataattattttttagtagtttatatatataagaaaaatcttctttttattttgtttttttcaggaactatatattttattataatatatattaaactttttttttgcatttttagttataagaaaaaaaaaaaaaaaaaaaaaaaaaaaataccttatttatatatcatatatatgttttttttataacatatttttattataattatatgccaacttttttttttttttttttttttttttgtgctCTCTTACacagttaaaaaaaataataaatgaaataaaataaaataacctAAGAAGAAGAAtggtttattattatttcctgtaaaaatatttttacttattaaaggcgaaaaaaaaaaattataattatgattagCAAATTATTTTTGATGTGgtcaattttatattaagttaatcatttaatatgtgatttaaaaaaatgattatatttgtatatacaaTATCCTCTATAAATTTTTAGTTGAACTCATCCCACATatgattaaatataaaaacatttacattttatataaatataaatatatatatgtatattttattatattatatatatatatttatatttttttttttttgttcatggTTTTATAAgtcttcataatattattttttttaaattacatACAAAAggattaataattaaataatattatatatatatatatataaatattatttaaatcgttaaaaacacacaaaaaaaatcaattattattattatatattaaataataattatgtgtTCAAATAATACTTTTATCGATCTTTTTATTGTAATTATGTATACCGTATGTGTTGATGgggaaattatataataacaaaaaaaaaaaaaaaaaaaaaaaaaacacaccaaaattatatttttcataaaattaaaaatgtgtttcatatatatataatatttagaaaataaacGGGAAAAAGGAAATTTTCCTTATTAGGACATTATATTTCTCCCttcttatattaaataaaaatatgtatatccaattgtatatatatatatatatatatatatatatatagccaAATGATACAAAAATCATTTTCTTTCCTTTAAGAAGATAGAAAGATACCTTCAtggataatttaaaaaaatgaaataatttcACGTTACCCTATAAAagtatatacattattttaaataaacatTTCTTAAAGAattgtaaatatttaaagtaaatatatatatatatttaaaagataaaaagaatgtttattttatttatttttttttttttttctttcctttcCTATttcatgttatatataaaaatatattaatcaatattatatatatatatatattatattctttgttttttttttttgaaatcatcatatttttacaaaGGTGGATACATGTATTtcaaatataagaaaatacatttattattttaacgTGTACaaggtatataatattcaacaacaattataaaatatattagtatacataaatatatatatatattatatatttatttatttatttaaaaatcaTATCAAAttagttaaaaaaaataaactttttttacttttttttttttttttttaccttcttataattaatatttaccATTTAAtctattttgattatttaaaaaaatatttttacaaagaTTATGAAAATCATGtttgaaaaaaaagtttatttttttagtataaaaaaaaaaaaaaaatctatattatatatagtattataatttatatgtatagaaaaagaagaattttatttgatattattgatataatcgtataagaatatatattaattaaaaaaaaacaatttcattttttttttattatataatataatataatataataatttgtaaATACGTTTccgtatttatttttatttgcttTTATATATAGCATAAAATGTATccatgataataaaataactaatatttttataagttcattatttttcttttgtacctttttttttttttttttttttttttttttttttttttttttttttgtttatactgttttgttttattttgttttattttatattctttataattattatgttaataaagagaaaaagaaaaaatatatgatggaagaactttttaaaattttgtttGAACTGGTAAAAATAGGTGATGAAGAAattcaaaattatttaaaagaaagaatAATTGATGAGAAATatgaaatagaaaaaaatggtgtagattatttttatgatttgGTTTGTTCTTATGctgatgataaaataaagagAAGTAAAATtgcaaatatttttaataaacattttaaaaatgataatatacaaaatggaAGTAATCCAAATAATATCCCTAATCAACATGTTTTAAGTAtacaaaataacaaaaatctTGAGAAACTAGAAGAAGTCtttaattttaaagaatatTGGAAAGATAAAGATATGTCAAATTATAGTGATCCCTTTTTAGGTGTAtatgaaaaacaaataaattataatactaGTGTCCCAATAAGTGAAAGCTTAAAAATAtcgaaagaaaaagaaaaacaaaaacagaAACAACTAAACTTATTTAAAGAATGGGTTAAAAATAAACCTAAAATCCCACAACCAGTAAGGGtacataatttattacaCTGTAGTGATGtaggtaaaaataaaacaaaaattgaTAAATTGTATGATATAAGAATTGATAATTTCAATATAAGTATCGGACAAAGAAGCTTATTAAGTGATACTaccttaaaaataaatgttatgaataaatatggaCTTATAGGGAAAAATGGTATCGGAAAAAGTACCCTGCTAGCCAAATTAGCAAGATACGAAattgaagaaataaaaaaagatattagCATAGCGTGCATTGAACAGGAATTATGTCTTGAAAATGTGACCGTTTTAGAATCTGTATTAATGGTTGATAAATTAAGACATGATCTGTTGTTAGAACTTGAACAACTGGAAGCacgaaaaattaaattagaCCCAAACGAAGAAATATTAAGCAATGAAacggaagaaaaaaatacacaaaaaaatgatacaaaaaataataaacataataaaaataataaaaatgttgaaAATATGGAACCTATCGAAACTGTTGAAAGTAtagaacaaaaaatattagatatatatgaaaaattaaatagcATTTCCTATTTAGAAGCTGAAAAAGAAGCAAGCAAAATTTTATGTGGATTAGGTTTTGATTcaaatttacaaaaaaaaaaagtaaactCCTTAAGTGGGGGTATGAAAATGAGATTATGCTTAAGCCGTATCTTATTTAGTAATAAtgatatcatattattagaCGAACCAACGAACCATTTAGATATTTACACTATACAATTCTTAattgattatataaaaaaattaaataaaacttGTATTATTGTTTCACATGATAGAGATTTTCTAAACGAAGTGTGTACagatattattcatttcCATAATCATCAATTAACCTATTATTCAGGAAATTATGATCAATTTGAAAAAACCAGAATTGAACACTTATTACAACAACAAAGGGAACATGATTCTCtcgaattaaaaaaaaaacatgttCAAAAATTTATAGATAGATTTAGATATAATTCAAAAAGAGCAGCCTTAGTTCAAAGTAGAATCAAACTCTTAAATAAATTACCCGTTGTCAATTTAGAGAAAGAAGATACTCCATTCAGCTTTTCCTTTTTAGAACCTTTTTATATGTCGAATGTACTtatcaaattaaaaaatgtttcCTTTAGAAATAAAATGTTTACAAATCTTCGtgtaagaaaaaacaaaaatattttaataggAGACCATGAAAATGAAACGAATGAAGAAACGTACGAAGATGAAAATGAACTAGATAATAATGGACAGCCTGTTTCAAAAACATACGAAGATAAATACAAATTTAAACATGAATACCTATTCAAAAATGCTTCTTTTGAAGTAGATATGGACTCTCGAATAGCAATTTGTGGTGTTAATGGTAGTGGAAAAACAacattaattaaaattattttaaatttaataacaGTTTATGAAGGAGAATTACATGTTAGTAATAAAGCAAATATAGGATATTATTCACAATATCATGTTGATTGTTTGAACCCTATTTATAATTCAATTCAACAATTACAATATACCTATtccaataaaaatataaaagaagaagaagctataaaatattttaataaatttaatataccaacaaatattttatacgAACCTATTTATGTTTTGTCGGGAGGTCAAAAAAGTAAACTAGCACTAGCTATTTTAGCTTACAAAAATCCAAATGTTCTAATTTTAGACGAACCGTCAAATCACCTTGATATTGAATCAGTGCAAGCATTAATTGTAGCTTTGAATATGTACAAAGGAGGACTTATTATTATCAGTCACGATACctatttaataaaacatgTAGCAGATGAAATTTAtcacataaataatataactaaAGAACTTGTCAAAATAGATTATGAATTTGATAAATATACACAGTTATTACttaacaataaaatataattataaaatatatatcttattatcaaacatttttttttatttaatttttatttatttatttatttatttatttatttttttttttttttttttttggttacaatgtatttttgtttatttatataaatatttaaaacttTTCTTTCATTAATAATTTtgacaaatatttttattttattttattatttttttttttttttatattaaaaatgtataaatataaattatttaaatgataataatttataactgttaatattaatatggtGTAGATTAAAAATAGACGAAAATTTTTacagaaaagaaaaaaaaaatacaaacagATTTATACGAATAAGTAATTaatcatatttaaatatgtattatgtataactgataaaaatatgtaacaacttaaaattttaaaatataatatatagaatatataatttttttttttttttttttttgtgttttgctgaatatattatcatgCATACGTGTGTATATCTTTcctttgttaattttttttgtttcctttaatatataataatgataataataaatctaCAATAatgaacttttttttttgagataATAGTAAAAATTTTGGTaaattttaagaaatatatgaatatattaattatatatgtatatagaaAGAGAGaacaaaaaatacaaaaagctttaaattttaatattacattatgttgtatatacatatatatattaatatcgtTCATATCTCTATTTTTGTTCTTATCATGTTATCTTTATTGATATTATGATCATAACAATATTTTCTAATTTCTTCATAATTGATAGAACAATTTTCTTTTACCTCCTTATCATTAGTAAACTTCCCACGAAAATATTctctaattttatttatatcatttgtgaagttgtaaaatatttgaaaGTTGTCTTTCGACATTTCTTCGTCGCAGCTTTCGAAATctaaataattatcatcattcaAATATTTCCTATTATTTTTCCTAAAGTagctaataatatatttaaaaaatcccttttctttaatttcaaCAAAATTTGAGAAATTAAATAGGTgttcctttttatatatattatttgattgTGTTGTTCCATTACttggaatatatttatatttcttttttctttgttttttaataaataattctgAATTATCCGAAAATTGTATATTAgacattttcatatttttcctATATGAATAATTGCACTTTTCATTTAAGTGTAAATAATCATGACCTTTTGTTCCATCTTTATTACTACTTTGTATATTAACtatgtttgtttttttatattctttaaatatatttttttttgatttccttaaaatataatttatcttATTTAGAATAATGTTAGGACAATTAATTAATTCATCAAATATTTGtacaattttatattttttgtcaAAACATTCATGTCCTGTAATTAATTCATCTAATATAGATGAATATTCTTGATTAAATGTGAATATAgtattattcattatataatgttCTTTCATATTTTGCAACTGCTTCTTCAAATCTgatatatcaatatttaataattgaaatgtaatatatttaacaaatgtacatatatctGATTCAAGCTGTTCTACATCTTTATCAAAACTCtgaattataaaaagtaatCCACCTAATccattatatgtaaaaaaagtTCTTACCTCAACAACATAaccatcattatattttattttaacaaatttaataaaatcagATGAAATTAAATCAACTATAATGtttattaaaacattatTCAACAAAGTTTCTGaatctattatatatgatactGTTATTGAATTACTTAAATCTTGTCCAGGGTCATGCATATCTATTTCAATATCTTCATCATTAATTAATTTCTTTGTATAATATGTAGattcacttttttttataacctTATTTGTTACTTTGCTTATAAAAGATTCGCATAATTTTACTAAATATTCAATTCCTGATCCATTATAAGATATTTGAAGTgattttgatttattttcttcttccttattattattttcttgtttttcCAAAAACTGTTCCTGTTTCTTTAAATAAGTAGTAggattctttttattttcttctccttcataaattttttcatttattaaatatttatcaccatccttattattattattattattattattattattataatcattgtCAGTGTACTTATTTGTATCTCTATTGGaagaattattttcattatatatataataattggtGCTATCATTAGCACTTTCaacattgttattattgctgttattatttttatcagtTGCATCACCTTCATTATAGTTCATACTTTTCTTATTAtcaaaaatgttattattatttttggtaatattttcttcaccTTTTAAATCtgatatgataatatttccatatataaaaatgacaaCATAATTTCTAagaaaatattcatttacaTATGTTCTATAAGCATTATATGatggataaaaaaaatatgcattCAAAATATCATACATTTCTTTATTAGTTGGAGtatatttgttaaataacgaatacataatttttaaagACTTATCTACTCCAGAGGTTGTATCTgtttgtataattatatttagtTCATCATAAGCTTCATTATATTCATCACGAGAAGGAATTTCTTTTAATGATAACAATTCCTGTATCTTGTTAAAAAActcttcaaaaaaataaccaTTTGATTCTATGCTTAATGTATATGATATTGCATCATGCATAATATTCGCATTCACTGAACAAGTAGTGTAATCAGAAAGAAAACGCTCTATTTTCTTTtgcaaaataataatatgtatacgGGTAAAAACAGATTCATAAAATGTAAATTTTTCAgagggaaaataaaaaatgaaatcaGTTTTTACCTTGGATATATGTGTTAGACcccttttaaaataaatattataaccaTAAGAAGATTTAATTAAACAAGGTATATTATACAAGATATTTGACTTGAATATATGCTTATTTTCCTCAGATATAAACTTTTCCTCACTTTCTGAATATTCAAAATTCTCACTACTATTATATGGAACACAGAAAAACGATTTTTCATTaaacaaaattttattattaaccaAACTATTAAAGGGACATATCTTTATTTCGGGAAGTATCAGATTTATGTCGTTTACTATATTACCTTCATTAACCATATATGGATTTTCTCCTATAACATATGTTACATTGCTATAAGGAATCTTACTTTGATTTCTTATGCTAAATGTGTCCactacatttattatatttgtattttcatttttcattagAGAACCCAATAAACTTGTTATTTTAATGTGATTTCTAAAATCATTCTTATTCTTATCTTCAATCAAATTGTTAATACTTAAAATTAAAGAAGAATCATCAGAATgatctaataatatattagagtaatttattaaatcattaagttcaatatatttattatcattattgtaaTTAACATCAGTTATTAATGCCTTTTCTCTATAATAGtcaagaatatatttatttatacccTTATTTAAACTATCATGATCAAATAATTTACTAATTTctttaataaatacattgATTATATGCATTAAATGACGTAAGTCCTTTTTCCCTTTCTTGGTCAAATTCATTAATATTCCataatttacataatatttattacacgaacttattatttttaaatcataTGCATATTGATTTTCTAcacatattttatcatataaaccattttttcttaaatctAAAAGTATATCATGTATAAAGGTTATAGATCCATATTCTTcaattttcttatataaatcAATACTAATTTTAGAGCTCCAATATAGATAAATCTGATCCCTCCATCcctctttttttaatacttcAATATATCGACCCTTTTGGTTTAAATCAAgtacataattattaaattcatttatatgttcaataaattttattttttcttccttatCCTTAGAATTATTTTGTGTAACATTATGGACCAATCTGCTATCCTTataattactttttttttcaatattaaaTGTGTCATCTTTGAAGTTTACaatatgtttttctttttgtcttttattattactttcgTTCACATAATcgtaatttttaattttttcaaaaatgtCTATGACAAAATTTTCTATATCATTcatgttataattatcatgagaatttccttttttcccTAATAATATAGTAAGTGCCATATTTTTAGGTTGATAACATTTTTTGTGGAAATTATACAAGAGTTTTTTTATGTTGAGaccattttttaatacattattacacaatgtaatataattaccatgaaaaaaaaattttgaataCTTTAAATCTGTTATAAATTGactaataatttttaaacaatttaaagaattattttccatagaaatatatttattatttatttctctCACTTCATTTTCTATAAAGTCTTCATCAAACAATGGATAAAATAAGTTTTGTGAAAATAATGttagtatattatatatattttcagaTTTACCAATAGCATAATAGGTTGTAAAAGATTCACCTATGCGACTATTATTTTCTGATGAATATTTTCCTAATTCACTTAATAATGTTGTAATTCTTTTTTCAGATTTGTAAAAAATAGCATGTCTTAATAGATTAGAAATTCCTGGGATTTCACGAAAATCATCATATCCTCCACAATTAACAGAAATAGAAAAACCTCCTTTTGgtgaatatttatttattattcctAAAACTTTTAATTCATTACTTttcaatttaaaatattcatattcatTCCAATCATTTTCCCCTTTTTTTAAAGTCGATTTTTCTGAAAACATATTTGTTTCACCCTTTCtgtttatttcatttaaattatcatcTCTTACTTCTGAAGATGAAACATTTTGTAATTCTTCCTTTGTATAGTTTTCAAATTCTGttggttttattttttttaatacagcATTTGTAGAATTTTGAATATCCGTTATTGGATCATTTTTGGAATATTGAATATTTTGTTCATGATctttccttattttttcaGGGTTTATATTTTCCTCTACTGTAACATTCTGCTTATTTTCttcgttatttttttttatttttccgatttcatatttattgtaatttccttttttatctAATTCATTATTAGAAGGATCAATATGAggtattttattatcttcatttttttcgttATTTGTTAATGTcttttgaaaatttttattttcaggTAAATATGCATTTTTAATGTCTTCTTCCCTAAACGATTGCTCCAATTTTTTATCTGATTCATTTTTGttgtataaatttatatctcTTTCTTGTAAATTATTGATATTTACATCTGTTTGATTATTCAAATATTTGTAGttatttctttcttctttCAATGCgtcattatttacatttgttttttctGTATTAAAAGCatattcattttcatttgatttcttcatattgtattcttttttttcattgtttTTATTCGTTGTAATGTTATATCTGTTTTTATTATCCTCTGATAATGTTgcattattttttgtatcattattcttaaaatttttaatatcatttGATCTAAAATttctatcatttttttttgatgtaTCAGACATTTTATCAATGTCTTTGTTTTCTAAGATCTTTCCATTAGATGAAAATGTATTGTGATTTTTAATATGCACCTCTTTCTTTATCAATGTAGGTATTCCTAAGTTATTGttactattattttgtttttctggTTCTGAttccttattatatatttctgtaTACTTATTAaagtttttattatcatttactttattcatattaaatttataattatttaatttattatttcttttattttcccCTTCCTTAattaaatcattattatattttaaatcaccgttatttgtttcatataaattgttattatctctatctgtattatttttgtctACAGATATGAtatttactttatttttatattgtacattattattaatatcattgttattaaaaatatgttcattatttaaatcatttttattttgtcctTTTATATCTGTTTGCTTTTTTTCATCTGAGGTAGATGATGAATTAaaggttttatttttttctgtttttttattaatatcgtTTTTATTTGAATGGTCGTCGGAttctattaatttatttaactCTGTATtattaacaatatttttttcttcataagaTTTATTGactttatcattatttataacatcatttgaagaataatttaaattagtTATGTCACTTTTATTAATGTATGCATTGGTGCTATTAATATCATAAGGATCACtaagtatattattataaatatttttatgaaccATATCACCattgtcattatttttttcgtttATATCGTCTTGTTCTGATGTATTATCTAGTATATTATCAGTTTTTAATTCAACATTTGCATTttgattttcatttatattatgtatattattatttccttttgatatactatttatttttttctctgtgctattattcatatttttaatatcatttACAACtttgtcatttttttcaCTTAGAGTTTCTTCATTGATAAGATTacgtaataataatgatgattcattttttataacatctctatttactttattatttttattcctttTAGATGGATCATAATTAAGACCAAATAGCATTGCTCGGAGCTCTTGGTCATTTAATCCATAGTTATTTTTACTATAATTCAACGAATTTTGACAACTTgaatatttttgaaaaactAAAGTTAGTaggataaaaaaattaattgtcAAATATTTGGTTATTTTTGTatgtttcattatatttatatgtaatacaaaataacaaaaaatttgccccctttttttaaatcctTATAACTCTATAAATATTCTATATCAATTCGTATGGAAATTTACatgataaacaaatataatttttatacatatatataattatatttcgataaatataatttaataatataatgaaatagtttgtaattataaataaatttacaaaaatattattttactttttattcaaaatattttaaaaaggtTTTATACAAAGatgaacataatataaatctcttaaaaatgaaatgtcAAAATTTATAGAGAACAacataaaatgaaaataaaaaaaaaatgtctattaatatttttttttttaataataaaagtatagaaaaaaaaaaaaaaaaaactgaacgttcatatattttattactttttttttttttttgttcatactgtttatatttttatagacAATAAATAGctgtttttttaaaatatataaggaaaaaatattttaatcatgataaataaaaaaaaatttgttaaacatttatttataaaaagaaggaaaaaaagcataaataaatatatatatgtatatatataacattatatatatatatatatttgttttgtatattttcttttaacatCAAAATATGCACACAAACAATTAGCGGtagtatttaataatatattttttatgaactgttcatgtaaatattaaatatacaaaaattttattaggTTATT
This Plasmodium falciparum 3D7 genome assembly, chromosome: 11 DNA region includes the following protein-coding sequences:
- a CDS encoding protein GCN20 gives rise to the protein MMEELFKILFELVKIGDEEIQNYLKERIIDEKYEIEKNGVDYFYDLVCSYADDKIKRSKIANIFNKHFKNDNIQNGSNPNNIPNQHVLSIQNNKNLEKLEEVFNFKEYWKDKDMSNYSDPFLGVYEKQINYNTSVPISESLKISKEKEKQKQKQLNLFKEWVKNKPKIPQPVRVHNLLHCSDVGKNKTKIDKLYDIRIDNFNISIGQRSLLSDTTLKINVMNKYGLIGKNGIGKSTLLAKLARYEIEEIKKDISIACIEQELCLENVTVLESVLMVDKLRHDLLLELEQLEARKIKLDPNEEILSNETEEKNTQKNDTKNNKHNKNNKNVENMEPIETVESIEQKILDIYEKLNSISYLEAEKEASKILCGLGFDSNLQKKKVNSLSGGMKMRLCLSRILFSNNDIILLDEPTNHLDIYTIQFLIDYIKKLNKTCIIVSHDRDFLNEVCTDIIHFHNHQLTYYSGNYDQFEKTRIEHLLQQQREHDSLELKKKHVQKFIDRFRYNSKRAALVQSRIKLLNKLPVVNLEKEDTPFSFSFLEPFYMSNVLIKLKNVSFRNKMFTNLRVRKNKNILIGDHENETNEETYEDENELDNNGQPVSKTYEDKYKFKHEYLFKNASFEVDMDSRIAICGVNGSGKTTLIKIILNLITVYEGELHVSNKANIGYYSQYHVDCLNPIYNSIQQLQYTYSNKNIKEEEAIKYFNKFNIPTNILYEPIYVLSGGQKSKLALAILAYKNPNVLILDEPSNHLDIESVQALIVALNMYKGGLIIISHDTYLIKHVADEIYHINNITKELVKIDYEFDKYTQLLLNNKI
- a CDS encoding peptidase M16, putative; amino-acid sequence: MKHTKITKYLTINFFILLTLVFQKYSSCQNSLNYSKNNYGLNDQELRAMLFGLNYDPSKRNKNNKVNRDVIKNESSLLLRNLINEETLSEKNDKVVNDIKNMNNSTEKKINSISKGNNNIHNINENQNANVELKTDNILDNTSEQDDINEKNNDNGDMVHKNIYNNILSDPYDINSTNAYINKSDITNLNYSSNDVINNDKVNKSYEEKNIVNNTELNKLIESDDHSNKNDINKKTEKNKTFNSSSTSDEKKQTDIKGQNKNDLNNEHIFNNNDINNNVQYKNKVNIISVDKNNTDRDNNNLYETNNGDLKYNNDLIKEGENKRNNKLNNYKFNMNKVNDNKNFNKYTEIYNKESEPEKQNNSNNNLGIPTLIKKEVHIKNHNTFSSNGKILENKDIDKMSDTSKKNDRNFRSNDIKNFKNNDTKNNATLSEDNKNRYNITTNKNNEKKEYNMKKSNENEYAFNTEKTNVNNDALKEERNNYKYLNNQTDVNINNLQERDINLYNKNESDKKLEQSFREEDIKNAYLPENKNFQKTLTNNEKNEDNKIPHIDPSNNELDKKGNYNKYEIGKIKKNNEENKQNVTVEENINPEKIRKDHEQNIQYSKNDPITDIQNSTNAVLKKIKPTEFENYTKEELQNVSSSEVRDDNLNEINRKGETNMFSEKSTLKKGENDWNEYEYFKLKSNELKVLGIINKYSPKGGFSISVNCGGYDDFREIPGISNLLRHAIFYKSEKRITTLLSELGKYSSENNSRIGESFTTYYAIGKSENIYNILTLFSQNLFYPLFDEDFIENEVREINNKYISMENNSLNCLKIISQFITDLKYSKFFFHGNYITLCNNVLKNGLNIKKLLYNFHKKCYQPKNMALTILLGKKGNSHDNYNMNDIENFVIDIFEKIKNYDYVNESNNKRQKEKHIVNFKDDTFNIEKKSNYKDSRLVHNVTQNNSKDKEEKIKFIEHINEFNNYVLDLNQKGRYIEVLKKEGWRDQIYLYWSSKISIDLYKKIEEYGSITFIHDILLDLRKNGLYDKICVENQYAYDLKIISSCNKYYVNYGILMNLTKKGKKDLRHLMHIINVFIKEISKLFDHDSLNKGINKYILDYYREKALITDVNYNNDNKYIELNDLINYSNILLDHSDDSSLILSINNLIEDKNKNDFRNHIKITSLLGSLMKNENTNIINVVDTFSIRNQSKIPYSNVTYVIGENPYMVNEGNIVNDINLILPEIKICPFNSLVNNKILFNEKSFFCVPYNSSENFEYSESEEKFISEENKHIFKSNILYNIPCLIKSSYGYNIYFKRGLTHISKVKTDFIFYFPSEKFTFYESVFTRIHIIILQKKIERFLSDYTTCSVNANIMHDAISYTLSIESNGYFFEEFFNKIQELLSLKEIPSRDEYNEAYDELNIIIQTDTTSGVDKSLKIMYSLFNKYTPTNKEMYDILNAYFFYPSYNAYRTYVNEYFLRNYVVIFIYGNIIISDLKGEENITKNNNNIFDNKKSMNYNEGDATDKNNNSNNNNVESANDSTNYYIYNENNSSNRDTNKYTDNDYNNNNNNNNNNKDGDKYLINEKIYEGEENKKNPTTYLKKQEQFLEKQENNNKEEENKSKSLQISYNGSGIEYLVKLCESFISKVTNKVIKKSESTYYTKKLINDEDIEIDMHDPGQDLSNSITVSYIIDSETLLNNVLINIIVDLISSDFIKFVKIKYNDGYVVEVRTFFTYNGLGGLLFIIQSFDKDVEQLESDICTFVKYITFQLLNIDISDLKKQLQNMKEHYIMNNTIFTFNQEYSSILDELITGHECFDKKYKIVQIFDELINCPNIILNKINYILRKSKKNIFKEYKKTNIVNIQSSNKDGTKGHDYLHLNEKCNYSYRKNMKMSNIQFSDNSELFIKKQRKKKYKYIPSNGTTQSNNIYKKEHLFNFSNFVEIKEKGFFKYIISYFRKNNRKYLNDDNYLDFESCDEEMSKDNFQIFYNFTNDINKIREYFRGKFTNDKEVKENCSINYEEIRKYCYDHNINKDNMIRTKIEI